The Streptomyces kanamyceticus DNA segment CATGGTCGTCCCCGAGTCTCCATCGTCCGCACCTCTCCTGGCCGCCGGTACCGAGTCACTCCTCCTGGCTCTCGGCACCGAGAACCATGATCCGCTTCGCCTCGTCGAGGGCGAACTCGAATCCGATGTCCGGGTCCGACCGCAGCCGTTCGGTGGCCAGGGCGTGCTGTCGTACGCCGGGGTCGGCCGCTGTCGTCGCGGCCCGCAGGGCGGGCAGGATCACCTCGCCGAGCGCGATCAGCGCCCGGCTCAGGCTCAGTTGCGTGGGGCGCTCGCCGCGCCCGAGCTGGCTCGCAAGGACCTCGGCCAGCGCGGCCTCTTCCCCCTCGGGCACGAGGACGACCGCCGCGCGCCAGGCGCTGCGCGCCACGTCGTCGTCGGGGTCGGTGAGATGGGCCCGGGTGAGAGCAGGCCAGGCCCGCGGGTCTCCGATCTTGGACAGGGTGTGCAGGCTCTGGCTGCGCGCCTGCGCGCGCGGTGAGCGCAGTTCGTCGATGAGCGGGGTGAGCACCGTCGCGGGGGAGTGGCGGGTGAGCGCCCAGGTCAGCATCTCGCGTACGAAGAACTCGGGCTCGACCGCGCAGCGCTCGATGAGGGGGACGACGAGCTGGGGGTCGGGCCTCGTACCGAGGGCGAGCGCTGCCTGCAGCCGCGCCGACGGGTCGGTGCTCGCCAGCTTCCGGAGAGCTCGGAGCGACTCGGTGTCCGTCAGCGTGTCCGTGGTCGTGCTCGTGTCCGTGTCCGTGGTCATGTCCACAGTGAAGACCTTGTCACGGTGTCAAGGTCAAGAGCCGCCGAGCTCTGCCGCACTCCGGCTCCGATTGACATGCAGCCGTTCGGGTGCCAATGATGGAAAGGCAGCCGTTCGGCTGCATGAATGGAGTGGCGAAGCAATGGACGTGGTGTTCAAGGCGCTGGCCGATCCCAGCCGCCGCCGTCTCCTGGACCGGCTCAGGGACCGCAACGGGCAGACCCTGCGGGAGCTGTGCGCGGGACTGGAGATGGCCCGGCAGTCGGTCAGCAAACACCTGGCCGTGCTGGAGGCCGCCGGACTGGTGACCACGGCCAGGCGCGGACGGGAGAAGCTGCACTACCTGAACGCCGCTCCGATCAACGCCATCGCCGAGCGATGGATCAGCCAGTTCGACCGCGAGCGGGTGAACGCGCTCGCGGACCTGAAGAGAGCATTGGAGCAACCCCTCATGGACAGCAAGACGTTCGTGTACACGACCTACATCCGCACCACACCGGAACGGCTCTGGCAGGCCCTGACCGACCCGGCCTTCACCGACCGCTACTGGGGCGTGCGCTTCACGACCGACTGGGCCGAGGGATCACCCCTCGTCTGGACGCAGGGCGGCGCCGAGATCACCCACCCCGACCAGGTCGTCCTCACCTACGAACCGCACCGCCGCCTGGCGTACACCTGGCACACCTTCACCCCGCAGTGGGCCGACGCGGTCGGCATCGGCGAGGAGGTGCGCGCCAAGCTCGCCGACGAGCGCCGCTCGCACGTCACCTTCGACCTCGAACCCCAGGGCGAACAGGTCAAGCTGACCGTCACCCACGACTTCGACCCCGCGGGCTTCCTGCACTCCATGTGCAGCCAGGGCTGGCCGGGCATCCTCTCCAGCCTCAAGACGCTCCTGGAGACCGGCGAACCGCTCCCCGCCTCCGACGAAGGCTGACCGGGCCACTTGCACCAGCGGGTCCGGAGGCGGGGTCAGGCATCCCTCCACGCCTTGCGGACCCGGGCGGCGAAATCCTTCGCCTCCTCGCGCCGGGGCACCGTGCCGTAGCGGGCCGCCAGTTCGTCGACCGGCCCCTCGGCCTCCTCCTTCAGGTCCAGGACGAGCAGGCTCGTGCCGTCCCGCACACCGGCGCTCAGCACGATCATCGCGGCGTACTCCTCGCTCTCCCGCTGCACCTCGAGGACGTTGCCGAACGCGGCGCCCGCGGTGGCACCGAGCAGAGCGCCCAGCGGCCCTGTGACCAGCCCGAGCAGCCCGCCCGCGGCGCCGGCCCCCATCGTCGCGTCGCCCGCCTCCGCGTCGTGGCCGAGCGGAATGTCCAACGTGCCGTCGGCCGCACGCTCAAGGACCGCGACCTGGCGTACGCCCGGCAGCGGCAGGGCGTCGGCATAGGCGACCCGGCAGGTGCGCGGATCATCAAAGGGGAGAGTGACGACACGGTGGACTGCCATGTGCGGCGACCCTTCTGCTCATGACGCTCAGCGATGACATTGACGCTAGGTGACGGTTCTCGCTGCCGCCACTCGCACCGGTCCCGGCCCTCGCCTCCCGCTGCCGGGGCCGTACGCATCGGTGGGATGACCGATGTGCGGCGGGCGGGAGCGCGGCCATAGTCCTGGGGAGATCGTTCGCGGTTGGCCGTTACGGGCCTGGTTGGTGGAAGGAAACTCTGGTGGACTCGGTGAACATGACGGGTGCGACGGGCGAGGCCGATGCGGCGGGTGCGTATGCGGACCTGGTGTTTGTGGGCGGGCAGGTGGTCACGGTCGACGCGGAGTTCTCTGTCGCCTCGGCCCTGGCGGTGACCGGCGGGATCATCGGTGCCGTCGGCGGACGCGACGACATCGCGCCGCTCATCGGACCGGACACCCGCGTCATCGACCTGAGAGGAGCGACGCTGCTCCCCGGCATCAACGACTCCCATCTGCACGGTTGCGCGTTCGGCATGGCGACGCCCCCGCTCTCCCTCGACCTGAGCCATCCCACGGTGTCCTGCCTGGCGGACGCGGCAGAGGCGGTACGCGTGGCTGTGGGACGAACGCCGAAGGGGCAGTGGACAACGGGGCACGGCTGGGACACCGGCTACCTCGCCGAGTGCGTCGCCGACCCCGCCCGGCAGCCCTCGCGGCACGACCTCGACGCGGTCAGCCCCGACCACCCGGTCGTCCTGTACTCCTTCTCCGGGCACGCCACCTGGGTCAACTCCAAGGCACTGGAGCTGATCGGCATCGACAGGAACACACCCGCGCCGCCCGGCGGGGCCATCGTCGTGGACGGGACGGGGGAGCCGACAGGACTGCTCCACGAGGGGGCGCAGGCTCTGGTGCAGAACGCGCTGCCACCGCTGAGCAAGCAGGAGCGCACCGACGCGGTCCGAGCGGCCCTGGCCGAGTGCGCGCGCCTCGGCATCACCAGCTACACCGAGCCGGGACTGGGCCCCGGCGGCGACGGCATCATGCGGGGCGCGCTCGGCGCGCAGACCCTGGAGGTCTACCGAAGCCTGCTGGCCGACGGCGAACTGACCGCCCGCCTCGGCGTACTGCTCCTGCCCACCGGCATGGCCGGCACCGCGCAGGAGTTCGCCGACTCGCTCACCGAACTGACCGCCCCGGGAACGACGAGGACGCGGATCCGCGCCGTCTGGCGATCCACGGGGTGAAGGTCTTCGCGGACGGCATCGTGCCCAACAAGACGTCCTGGATGCACGAGCCCTACGTCGGCGGCGGCTGCGGCTCCCTGTGCGTGGGCGGGGAGAGCGACGACGAGCGGACCGCCGAGATCGACGCCATCATCCGCCACGCCCATAGCGCCGGGTACCAGCTGGGCGTCCACGTCACCGGCGACCGGGCCTGCGACACCGTCACGGACGCCTTCGCCGCGGCACTGGCCGCGCAACCGCGCCCCGACGCCCGCCACTACGTCATCCACGGCGACTTCCTCACCGCGCACAGCATGGAGGTGCTGGCCGCGCACGGTCTCGGAGTCAACATGAACCCCACCATCAAATGGACCGTCGCGGACATGGAGGAGGAGTTCGTGGGCGCCGACCGCGCCGCGTACGCGTGGCCCTACCGCGACGCCCTGGACGCCGGTGTGCACGTGGCGAGCGGCTCCGACGCCCCGGTCACCCACCCGGACTGGAGGCAAGGGGTGGCCACGATGGTGCTGCGCGAGTCCAAGGCCGCGGGCCGCGTGAGCGGCCCCGAGCAGCGCATCACCCTGGCCGAGGCGATCCGCACCTACACCATCGACGCGGCATGGCAGGACTTCGCCGAGGACTGGAAGGGCTCCCTGGAGCCGGGAAAGGTCGCCGACCTGTGCGTGGTGGAGGGGGACCTGCTCACCACGGACCCGCACGACATCCCCACCATGCCCGTCCTGCTGACGGTGATGGACGGGCGGGTCGTGCACGACGCCCTCCGCGATTGACGCCGCCGCCGCTCATGATCATCCTTTGGGGATGGCAGCGCGACGGAACACGGCAGACATCCTGGACGCGGCCGTCCACGTACGGGACGCCGCCCGCAGCGCCACACACGGCGCGGGCGGCCTGGACAGGGTGCTCGTGGCGCTGTCGCAGGTGATCGAGTACGACCACGCCTCCCTGGCCCGATGGGACGCGCGGCGCCGGTGCCACACCACCCTGGCCGGGAGCTACCCGGACGAGGCCACCGCCTACATCGAGACGAGCCTGCACCAGGACCCGGTGTTCGCGGTGCTGAGCAGCCCCACCCGGGGCGGCCTCTGGCTCAGGGACGTCCCCGCCCACCTCCTGGACGCCTCCCCGGGCTTCCAGGAGGTGCTGTCCCCGCTGGGCATCGAGGACGGCGTGGCCCAGTGCCTGTTCGCCGCCGACGGCAGCTACGTCGGCATGCTGAACGTCAGCACCCGCCGGATCCGGCACACACCGGATCCGGCGCGGGCCGTGGTCGCCCTGCTCACCGAGACCCTTGCGCAGGCCGTGGCCCCCGGGCCACCGGAAGGGCGGCCCGGCGGGCTCTCGCCGCGCGAACTCCAGGTGCTTGCCGAACTGACCACCGGCCGCACCAACCGGGAGATCGCCCAGCGCCTGTTCATCACGCCGCGCACCGTGGGCACCCACATCGAACACATCCTGGCCAAGCTCGACCTGCCCAACCGGGCGGCGGCCGCGGCGCGGGCGGCGGCGTGGGGCATCGAACCACCGCCGCCGTGACCGCGACCGGTGACCTCAGTCCGTGAACCCCTCGGCGCTCAACGCCTTCTCGATACGGGTCCGGTGCTGCTCCTCCCAAGCGTCGAGGGACTGGTTCTCCTCGTCCGCGAGCTTCGCGCGGGCGGCGGTCAGTACCTCGTCCTGCCGGACGGCGGGTGTGACCACGACGCCCTCCTCGTCGCCCACCACGACGTCCCCGGGACGGACGAGCACGCCGCCGCAGCGCACGGGCTCGCCGAGTGCCCCGATGGCCTTCTTGGTGCCCGGGATCGGGATGACACCGCGGGCGAAGACGGGGAAGCCCGCTTGCCGCACCTCGCCCAGATCCCGGATCACGCCGTCGGCCACGAAGGCCGCGACACCGCGCCGCTGCGCGACGGCGCACACGTTGCCCCCGGCCAGTGCGTGGTCCACGTCGCCCGACTCGACGACGATCACCGAGCCGGGCGCGGCGCGGTAGATCGCCGCGTGCAGCATGAGGTTGTCGCCCGGCGGGCACCGCACGGTGAAGGCGGGGCCCGCGATGCGAGGCACCGGCTGCCACAGCGGGCGGATGCCGATGTCCATGACCTGGTCACGCCCCAGCAGGTCGGCGAGCGTGGTCGTGGGGATCACGTCGAATGCGTTGCCGGTGATGTACTCGCTCATCTGGTTCCTTTCCCCTGTCAGCGGGCGGCCGGTCGCAGACGCACAGGCAGCGACTGGTGGCCGTTGCTGAGCAGGGAACCGAAGGGCAGCAACTCCTCGGCCGGTACGGCGAGTTCGAGCTGTGGGAAACGGTCGAAGAGGAGACGGAGGGCCGTGCTGACCTCCAGTCGGGCGAGCGGAGCTCCGAGGCAGAAGTGGACGCCGTGACCGAAGGCCAGGTGATCCTTGACCGTACGGGTGATGTCGAAGGTGTCCGCGCTCTCCCCGTGCCAGTCGGGGTGGCGGTTGGCGGCCGCGTAGGAGGCGAGGATCGCATCGCCCTGGGGGATGGTCTGGCCGTCGGGCAGCTTGATGTCGGTCACAGCGAACCGCATGGGCAGGTGCCTGACCGCCGGTTCGAAACGCAGCGTCTCCTCGACGGCGTCGCTCCAGTTGGCCTCTCCCGACCGGAGCAGCGCGAGTTGCTCGGGGTGGGTGAGGAGCTGGGTGATCGCCTGGTCGATGACGTTGACGGTGGTCTCGTACCCGGCGCTGATCATCAGCAGCAGGGTGTCGCGCAGTTCGCTCTCCGACAGGGTGCCCGCATCGCCCTCCGCCTCCTCGTCGCGCGTGGTGATCAGGAGCGAGGTCATGTCGTCGCCGGGCGCGGTGCGCTTGGAGTCGATGAGCAACTGGAGGGCTTCGTAGAGCGCCTTGGTGTTGGCCTCGGACTCCTCGGCGGTCAGGGTGGTGTCGAAGACACCGTCGACGACCCGGCGGAAGGAGTCCTGCTGCTCCTCGGGCACGCCCATGAGACGGCTGACGACCGCGATCGGGAGCGGGTAGGCGAGGTGTTCGCGAAGGTCGACGGTCTCGCCGGGCGGGAGGGCTTCGATGCGGTCGAGGATGTCGGTGACGACCGCGTCGATGCTCTCGCTCAGCGCGGTGATGCGCCGGTGGCTGAAGGCGGGGGCGATCATGCGGCGAAGGCGCCGGTGGTCCGCCCCGTACGCGGTGAACATGTTCTCCACCGCGACCCACAGGGCCAGCGGCCACCGTTGGATCACGTCACCGAACTCCGGCCAGTGCGCGCGGGCGTCCTTGGAGATGTCCGGGCTCGTCAGCAGTTCCTTGAGGAGCGCGGGATCGGCGACGGACCAGGCGGTCACGCCGAGGATGTCGACGCGAACCGCCTGGCCGTGGCCCCGCAACCGCCGGTTCTCGTCGTGCGCGCGGGCCCCGGTGGGGTCGAGGATGATCGGCTCGGTGGGCAGGGCCATGGGGCGATTCCCTTCAGACGGACGACTGGGACGAAGTCACATGGAGGAAGAGGAAGATGGAGCCGGATGGAGCCGTTCTGCTCAGGCGGCCGGAGCGGTGTTGGGGAAGACGACCGGCAGCGCGGTGAGCGCCCGGTGGAAGGGACCGGGTCGCCAGACCAGCTCACCGGCGGCCGTGGCGAGGTCCATCTCGGGCAGCGCGTCGAGCAGGTGCGTGATGGCCGTCTCGGCGATCAGGTAGGCGTGCGGGCGCGCGGGGCAGGCGTGCGGGCCGGTGCTCCAGGACAGGTGGGCGCGGTTGCTGGCGATGCGCTGGCCACCGAGGGCGGGGTCGTTGTTGCACGCCGTCATCGAGATGAGCACCGGCTGGTGCGCGGGCAGCAGGAAACCGTCGACGTCGACCGGGTGCGGCGGATAGCTGATGCAGTAGTTGGCCAGCGGCGGGTCGGTATAGAGCACCGTGTCGAGCGCTTCGCGCACCGAGGAGCCGCCCGCGTGCAGGTCTCCGGAGAACTGGTCGTCGGTGAGGATCCGCAGCACGGTGTTGGTGATGAGGTTGGTCAGCGGCTCGATGCCCGCGCCGTAGAGCGTGACGATCTGGTGGAGCATCTCCACGTCGTCGAGGCCCGCGGAGTGGGCGAGGAGCCGCGAGGTGATGTCGTCACCGGGCTGCCGGTGACGCAGGGCCACCAGGTCGGTGATGGCCTCGGTGAGGATCTGGTTGCCGCTCGCGGCGTCCACGCTGTCGAAGATCTTGGCCATGCCGTCGGCGATGCGGCGGCCCATCTCGTCCGGGCAGCCGAGCAGCGCGCTCAGGACGCGGAAGGCGATGGGCCAGGCGTACTGCGTGAGCAGGTCGGCGCCCTCGCCGTCACGGAACTCGGCGATGGTGGCATCGGCGACCTGCTCGACGAGGCTGCGCAGCTCGTGCTGGTCGACGGCGTCGATCGCGGAGCTGTTCGCCGACCGGTAGCGGGTGTGGTCGGGACCCGCGGAGCGCAGCGCGTTGGGGCGGTGCTCCATCATCGGGCGGACCGGGCAGGTCGCGGGGACGGACTGTTCCCACACCCGCGGGTCGGCGGGGAACCGCAGCGGGTCGTTGAGGATGCGCCGGGCCTGGGGGTAGCCGATGACGAGGGTCGCGGGGACCCCGGGGATGAGGTCCACCGGGACGAAAGGACCGAACTCGGCCCGCATCCGCGCGTACGCGGCGTGGGGATCGGCCGCGAACTCGGCTTCGTGCAGGGCGATCCGGCGCTCGGCGACCGTGTCGGTCATGGTCGGGCTGGTCACGGGCGGGGCTCCAAGACGGGTGCGTGCAGTTCGGACAGGTACTCGCAGAGAGTGATCAGGGCCAGGACGCTGGAGGTGCCCTCGCGCGCGTCGCACGTCGTGAGCGGCGTGTGCGGGTCCAGGTCCAGGGCCTGCCGGATCTCGTCCAGCTGGTAGTACGGGGCGCCGTCGAACAGGTTGATCGCCACGGCGTATGGCGTGCCCTGCTCCTCGTGCAGTTCGAGGATCTCGTGGGAGGCCTCGAGGTTGCGGGTGTCGACCAGGACGAGCGCTCCCAGGGCGCCCTCGGTCAGGCCCGCCCACATGGGGCGGAAGCGGCCCTGGCCGGGGGTGCCGAACAGGTAGAGGACCAGGGCGTCGCTGAGGTGCAGCCGGCCGAAGTCCATGCCGACGGTCGTGGTCGTCTTGCGCGGGGTGCGCTCCAGGTCGTCCACCCCGGCGCTGGCCTGGGTTATCCGCTCCTCCATGCGCAGCGGCGGGATCTGGGAGGCGCTGCCCACGAA contains these protein-coding regions:
- a CDS encoding HEAT repeat domain-containing protein, with protein sequence MTTDTDTSTTTDTLTDTESLRALRKLASTDPSARLQAALALGTRPDPQLVVPLIERCAVEPEFFVREMLTWALTRHSPATVLTPLIDELRSPRAQARSQSLHTLSKIGDPRAWPALTRAHLTDPDDDVARSAWRAAVVLVPEGEEAALAEVLASQLGRGERPTQLSLSRALIALGEVILPALRAATTAADPGVRQHALATERLRSDPDIGFEFALDEAKRIMVLGAESQEE
- a CDS encoding ArsR/SmtB family transcription factor — encoded protein: MDVVFKALADPSRRRLLDRLRDRNGQTLRELCAGLEMARQSVSKHLAVLEAAGLVTTARRGREKLHYLNAAPINAIAERWISQFDRERVNALADLKRALEQPLMDSKTFVYTTYIRTTPERLWQALTDPAFTDRYWGVRFTTDWAEGSPLVWTQGGAEITHPDQVVLTYEPHRRLAYTWHTFTPQWADAVGIGEEVRAKLADERRSHVTFDLEPQGEQVKLTVTHDFDPAGFLHSMCSQGWPGILSSLKTLLETGEPLPASDEG
- a CDS encoding amidohydrolase, whose product is MDSVNMTGATGEADAAGAYADLVFVGGQVVTVDAEFSVASALAVTGGIIGAVGGRDDIAPLIGPDTRVIDLRGATLLPGINDSHLHGCAFGMATPPLSLDLSHPTVSCLADAAEAVRVAVGRTPKGQWTTGHGWDTGYLAECVADPARQPSRHDLDAVSPDHPVVLYSFSGHATWVNSKALELIGIDRNTPAPPGGAIVVDGTGEPTGLLHEGAQALVQNALPPLSKQERTDAVRAALAECARLGITSYTEPGLGPGGDGIMRGALGAQTLEVYRSLLADGELTARLGVLLLPTGMAGTAQEFADSLTELTAPGTTRTRIRAVWRSTG
- a CDS encoding amidohydrolase, yielding MKVFADGIVPNKTSWMHEPYVGGGCGSLCVGGESDDERTAEIDAIIRHAHSAGYQLGVHVTGDRACDTVTDAFAAALAAQPRPDARHYVIHGDFLTAHSMEVLAAHGLGVNMNPTIKWTVADMEEEFVGADRAAYAWPYRDALDAGVHVASGSDAPVTHPDWRQGVATMVLRESKAAGRVSGPEQRITLAEAIRTYTIDAAWQDFAEDWKGSLEPGKVADLCVVEGDLLTTDPHDIPTMPVLLTVMDGRVVHDALRD
- a CDS encoding helix-turn-helix transcriptional regulator, with the protein product MAARRNTADILDAAVHVRDAARSATHGAGGLDRVLVALSQVIEYDHASLARWDARRRCHTTLAGSYPDEATAYIETSLHQDPVFAVLSSPTRGGLWLRDVPAHLLDASPGFQEVLSPLGIEDGVAQCLFAADGSYVGMLNVSTRRIRHTPDPARAVVALLTETLAQAVAPGPPEGRPGGLSPRELQVLAELTTGRTNREIAQRLFITPRTVGTHIEHILAKLDLPNRAAAAARAAAWGIEPPPP
- a CDS encoding RraA family protein — translated: MSEYITGNAFDVIPTTTLADLLGRDQVMDIGIRPLWQPVPRIAGPAFTVRCPPGDNLMLHAAIYRAAPGSVIVVESGDVDHALAGGNVCAVAQRRGVAAFVADGVIRDLGEVRQAGFPVFARGVIPIPGTKKAIGALGEPVRCGGVLVRPGDVVVGDEEGVVVTPAVRQDEVLTAARAKLADEENQSLDAWEEQHRTRIEKALSAEGFTD
- a CDS encoding cytochrome P450 family protein, which gives rise to MALPTEPIILDPTGARAHDENRRLRGHGQAVRVDILGVTAWSVADPALLKELLTSPDISKDARAHWPEFGDVIQRWPLALWVAVENMFTAYGADHRRLRRMIAPAFSHRRITALSESIDAVVTDILDRIEALPPGETVDLREHLAYPLPIAVVSRLMGVPEEQQDSFRRVVDGVFDTTLTAEESEANTKALYEALQLLIDSKRTAPGDDMTSLLITTRDEEAEGDAGTLSESELRDTLLLMISAGYETTVNVIDQAITQLLTHPEQLALLRSGEANWSDAVEETLRFEPAVRHLPMRFAVTDIKLPDGQTIPQGDAILASYAAANRHPDWHGESADTFDITRTVKDHLAFGHGVHFCLGAPLARLEVSTALRLLFDRFPQLELAVPAEELLPFGSLLSNGHQSLPVRLRPAAR
- a CDS encoding cytochrome P450 — its product is MTSPTMTDTVAERRIALHEAEFAADPHAAYARMRAEFGPFVPVDLIPGVPATLVIGYPQARRILNDPLRFPADPRVWEQSVPATCPVRPMMEHRPNALRSAGPDHTRYRSANSSAIDAVDQHELRSLVEQVADATIAEFRDGEGADLLTQYAWPIAFRVLSALLGCPDEMGRRIADGMAKIFDSVDAASGNQILTEAITDLVALRHRQPGDDITSRLLAHSAGLDDVEMLHQIVTLYGAGIEPLTNLITNTVLRILTDDQFSGDLHAGGSSVREALDTVLYTDPPLANYCISYPPHPVDVDGFLLPAHQPVLISMTACNNDPALGGQRIASNRAHLSWSTGPHACPARPHAYLIAETAITHLLDALPEMDLATAAGELVWRPGPFHRALTALPVVFPNTAPAA
- a CDS encoding GTP-binding protein, which produces MVSAPSSEGLIYVPPGVTRSAKIVISGSFGVGKTTFVGSASQIPPLRMEERITQASAGVDDLERTPRKTTTTVGMDFGRLHLSDALVLYLFGTPGQGRFRPMWAGLTEGALGALVLVDTRNLEASHEILELHEEQGTPYAVAINLFDGAPYYQLDEIRQALDLDPHTPLTTCDAREGTSSVLALITLCEYLSELHAPVLEPRP